A portion of the Clostridium gelidum genome contains these proteins:
- a CDS encoding tryptophan transporter, translating into MNTKRMITNSILIAIGAILHQLTPLLGVPMQPDLSLAILFIIIVYNKDYKTTLICGIIVGVFAALTTKTPGGQLPNIIDKIITSNIMYLVLIPLREKASKLKQITLLLPVGTLISGSIFLTVLMMLGGIPFEKFGLLFTTVVVPTAVLNVIIGIMLFKVVEKTVGITGAYAVE; encoded by the coding sequence ATGAATACAAAAAGAATGATTACAAATTCAATTTTAATAGCAATAGGGGCAATATTACATCAACTAACACCGCTACTTGGTGTACCAATGCAACCGGATTTATCATTAGCAATTCTATTTATAATAATAGTATATAATAAAGATTATAAAACTACATTAATATGTGGAATTATAGTAGGGGTATTTGCAGCACTAACTACTAAAACTCCAGGTGGTCAATTACCTAATATAATAGATAAAATTATAACTTCTAATATTATGTATTTAGTATTAATTCCATTAAGAGAAAAAGCAAGTAAGCTAAAACAAATTACTTTATTGTTACCAGTAGGGACATTGATAAGTGGGAGTATTTTCTTAACAGTATTAATGATGCTTGGTGGAATACCATTTGAAAAATTCGGACTTTTATTTACAACTGTAGTTGTACCAACAGCTGTATTAAATGTAATAATAGGTATTATGTTATTTAAGGTTGTGGAAAAAACAGTGGGAATTACTGGAGCTTATGCAGTCGAATAA
- a CDS encoding polysaccharide deacetylase family protein yields MNLKFFKRYISFILVVLALINIQTFNNIYVHANEKKIVYLTFDDGPAGKVTKDVLDILKKESVPSTFFLIGNQIKGQEDLIKRIYNEGHALGLHSMSHKKNCLYSSNDSFLKEMLDTQETINNIVGFKPTILRFPFGCNNNYYKLSHSMVNLLHENNFKIYDWNTDSGDGANPSSSPGVFIKNSKSDKNSVLLLMHCAYMSKNSVKALPDIIKYYKDNGYEFKVIDENTPEEFHFIKNQ; encoded by the coding sequence ATGAATTTAAAATTTTTCAAAAGATATATTTCATTTATTTTAGTTGTACTTGCACTGATTAATATTCAAACATTTAATAATATATATGTTCATGCTAATGAAAAAAAAATAGTATATCTAACTTTTGATGATGGCCCTGCTGGAAAAGTTACTAAAGATGTATTAGATATATTAAAAAAAGAATCTGTTCCCTCAACATTTTTTCTAATCGGAAACCAAATTAAAGGTCAAGAAGATTTAATAAAAAGAATTTATAATGAAGGGCACGCTCTTGGTCTTCACAGTATGAGCCATAAAAAAAATTGTCTTTATTCCTCTAATGACTCATTTTTAAAAGAAATGCTTGATACTCAAGAAACAATAAATAATATAGTTGGCTTTAAACCAACTATATTAAGATTTCCTTTTGGTTGCAATAATAATTACTATAAACTTTCTCACTCCATGGTTAATTTACTTCATGAAAATAATTTTAAAATTTATGATTGGAATACCGATAGCGGTGATGGTGCAAATCCTAGCTCTAGCCCTGGTGTATTTATTAAAAATTCTAAAAGTGATAAAAATTCTGTATTATTGTTAATGCATTGTGCCTACATGAGCAAAAATTCTGTTAAGGCTCTACCTGATATAATTAAATATTATAAAGATAATGGATATGAATTTAAAGTAATCGATGAAAATACACCTGAAGAATTTCACTTTATAAAAAATCAATGA